The genomic region TTTTACTGTCTCAGGACGAGGAGACGGAGATGGAGGGGCCTACTACATTTCCATCTCAGATGAGTAAAACCTACGAAGTGGACATTCATGTATGGGTCTTAGCTCTGCAACTACAATGATGCTTTACACACACCTAAACGTATAAGGTGTGGTCATCACTTCAAGTAACCCATTTGCTTTAGAAACAGGTTGAAAATGAGATAAATACATGTAAATAGATGAGTTATGGCTTGTGGCCTGGTTTGAGATGCTCGCTTTGAGAATGGCACGTTTCCCATCGAGGCAATATGACATTCAGTCTTGAGGGGCCGGAGTCATAAAGGAACGCCTTGATTACGAACAACGAACCTTTGTAGTAGCTACATTCTGCAGCTCAAACTCATGCATACCAGTAGTGGGCCATTTGGTTCATATGGCAATTGATTTGAATACGGGACAGTGTAGGCTACACAAGGTCAAGGGGGTAGCGATGATGAGCCAGCTTGGTAGTTGGCATCCGAGTCAATGGTGCAATGTTTTGCAGTATTGAAGATGGAGGGCATTATCCTGTTATAGGCTAGTCGCCACATTAACATGTTAGTGCTATGGGGGTTTGCATCGAATGAAGTGGATGTGAAGAAACTGCAAGTAGCCTGCAGATCCACTATGCATGCAGGCCAGGTGATGACAGAACACTAGAGAGCAGTCTTTCCTGTGGTATGGACGTGTCGCATATATATAAACAACATTCACATGCTAAGAAAAATGCATTGGTTATTTGTTAGAAGCAGCATCATAAATGTTCATTCATTTCTACAGGGAAATGGGTTACGCGGGAATTGTCTTTTACTTTAGGTCTGGATCTTTTTTGatattttctgtgttttttaaatctttttttttatgTGTGTTTTTCATGGCGGTTTTAAGGCTCCCTAAAAGCGAAGGGAGCAGGAAGTGAGTACAGGCACCTGTGTTTCATCTAATGCAAAAATGAATCAAACCAGTTCCGGCCTGGATCTAATATACACTCCAATGactcccttcttcctcttctgCTTTATCACATTCCTTTCCTCCGCAGTGACATTGTGCTCATAACCCAGCCCACTGCGTTGCCGTCCAAAGGACAGTATTTGTACTCTGTATGCAGATCTAATGAAGAGTCTTGACCTTAGTAATAACCGTAGCAGTCGTTCATCATAGTGGTGAAGATCTTTTGGTTACTGTATATCCTATTGAATAGACACAATTGATACTGTTTGGAATTAGTTCCGGATCAGCTTTCAAGGCATTGCCTTTCTGTCAAAAATGGACTGTGAAGGTTCACTATGGTTAAAGGAGGGAAGCTGTTTGCCCCCTGTACAAGGTGCACAGAGAGTACAAAGAATCTCTATCGGGCAGTAGGCTTAAATAAATATGTCTCGTAATCAAaagagctgcagagatggtcaGAATATATTGTGCTGTCGTAGAGTATACAATATGGCAGTTCGGAGAACTTGGCAGTGTGTgagttactgtgtgtgtttattgggacgaatcttgtcctggaggcagctctgcagggtggtcactagctggtttagccacaaagtaaaaatctgattataaaccagaggaggctggtgggaggagctataggaggacaggctcattgtaatgactggaatggaatgATGGAAAGGTGTCAAACACattaaacatatggaaaccacgtttgactccattccattccagGCATTACAATGAGTCCATCCTCCTCTAGCTCCACCCGGCAGCCTCCTCTGTTTTAAAccgtaaccttaaccctaaccttaaccacactgttaaccttatgcctaaccctaatcttaaatcTAGCGGAAACCGCTCAGCTCTGCCCCCAGGACAAGATTCATCCCAATAAACGTCAACCAGATGTTTTTACATAGTATAGTGTACATGAATGAGTAACTGGTGAGACATTGATGTTGATTCCAGAAATGTTCGGAAAGTAGGCTTTCACGCGATTCAGATAAATACCTCAATAAACTCTGAATCGGATACACAATCTTTAGGGTGTGTCATTGGAGTGTCTTATCCAGCCCTGATTAGTTATCATGTTCCCCAAAATCTCTAGCACAATTTAAAATATACATTTGACATACTATTTCACATAGGTTTATGTTATACTTTTGTCATTAGATAAAGATAAAACAGTTCATTGATAATAGCTTTCTTTCTATGCCTATATTTTCATGTGTACATATATACATGTACAGacatatatgtacatatacataGGTGCACATGTTTCATGCCTTTGGTGTGGCTTTGTTGTCCGCTTTGGCTGCGCTGAGTCCATTttctgtgttgtcctgtcctGAGCTCACAAGGCACTCTTTACTGTgataggaagaggaagaggaagaggaagaggaagacaaagagaaagagaaagagaaagagaaagagaaagagaaagagaaagagaaagaggaagagatagagagaaagagatagagagagggagagggagaaagagagagggagagacagagagagacagagagaaagagagagagagagagacagacagacagagagagagagacagagagagacagagagagagagagacacacagagagagacacagagagagagagagacacagagagagagagagacacagaaagagagagagatgatgcaGAGGTGCACAtcacaaatagagagagacaggaaaagagagaaggtCAGAGTCAGTGTGAAGAACTAAAGGCAAGTAAAGAAATGTTGATAAAGGCATGCATACCAATGTTCCATGACAGTTTCAAAGGGGGGAGGCGGTAGCCGAAGAGCTGTCGGTTCGAATCCCAGCGCTGACGGGAAAAATGTGAAGGGGGTGAGCTGGCAACCAGAGGGTTGCTGGCATTAATATCTCAGATGCCCTTGAGTAAGGCACTTAACTCCCAAACAGCTCAATGGGTGCCACTCTGTGGCTGCTCCTGCGCTGCTCCCAGGCTGCAGCCGCACATACTCATATAATACATACTAACTGCATACTCTGCCATCTCTTATACACCTGAGCTTTGAATCACTTACTTCTTCTCTGCAGACTTTTTCAGGATGAGGAGCACCACAGTCTTTGTCACCATGACAACAATGATCAACCCGATGACTCCGCCAACGACAGACACGATGATGGTGGTTACGGTATTGTCAACCACTTTCACTGGGGAGAGCAGGTGGATAacaagagagagggtggaagggagggaggaatgggatggtgagaggaagagagggttcaATAAGATGAGTATTCAGCTGTTTCCCTATAATGATAGTCAGGTGTACGTTCTATCTAGGAGAATATGAAGAGGTCATTTGATGCACATCTTTGACATCATGCATCAAAGAGCTGGTGTACCTGTAAAACATTCAAGAAAACCAAACGGGCACACGTCTTTTACCAGGCGACgatgagagagaagggggggaagaacagaggaggtgtggATCAGTCTCACAACCACAGCACTGGGAGATCGAGTGATCCGCTCATGAGGAGATAGGATACATTTCCATGTAGCTTTTACCTCCAAGGAATTCATTCTAGTGCATACTGGGTACACACCACAAGCAACACATTCGGTTGGACAATAAATAGATCGTGCTGCAACGTGACACTTGACCATGGAACGGATGTCTGAGTATTCTTGAGCCATTACACAATGTGGAACTTGGACACATGACCAATGAAGCCGATATGTGCCCCTACTTCCACTAGAAGACATCAAAAAGACTGTTGACCGGGTGTCCTAAAACCTAAAGTAGGGAAAGGTCGTCAATGGGTACGTCGTATGCAGTCAGGGACTGTGCCGTGTCTTACGTTCATCCACCACGAACAGGGTGAAGACGGCGCTATGGTTGCGGTTCTTCTCCTTGGGGTTCCGGGCGAAACAGGTGTACTCTCCCTCGTCCTCGAAGGTCACGTTGAACAGCAGGATGGAGATGTTGTTGTGCTTGCTGCTGCCCACAAACTCTATCCGCTCCTGGTACACCTGCACCCGTGGTTCCACACCTTCTATAGGGATCACCGCCTCACACAGCTGGAGAGGAatagggaggggggggagaggaaggagagggagaagaggagggagtggaagagggatagggagaacaggaggaagcgagagagaggaggaatgaggtGGAGAACAGGGGCGAGGGGGAGAGATGTTGAGACAGGAGTGGGATGTCACGTTGCTCATTGAGGGggtgttagtgagggagatgacCGTGTCAGTCGGTGTCGTGCCTTCGCCATGGTGCCGTTGTCGTTGTAGTGCCAGTTGAAGTAGAGGTTCTTGATGCCGATGCAGCTGGAGTAGATGCAGGGTAACAGCACCGTGCTGCCGTTCATCGCTTCCATGAAGGGCACCTTCCCCACTGACACCTCCAGCGCTGAAGCACACCATACCCCTGGAAGGgacgaggagggagggaaggagagagagagagaatatgattAGATTTGTAAATAAACAATTTGGGATTCAATGATTTGGCACACTGGAAGACAGAAATTGAAATGctcgacagagagagaaagagagaacaaggaAGAGAAAGAATGAGGGCATCATTTGTTTTTCACCAACAGCAGTAGCCTACATGACCGTTCCTCTCTTATGTCCAGCTATTTTTACAGTGGCCTGGCTGTTAGATGGCTGTTAGTATTATCACTTACCCAACTGACACTGGGGCACAATATACACAGGTGTGTACTTACATACACACctcaactagctctcacagtctcatgtcagaattagaTGTTCATCGATGTTTCTCAAAATTCAAAGTTGTTGCAAACGTCAAATATCAAAGTATTTCAGGTTAAGtaaaggcattaactctgaatggttaaggtaagggttaaggttcggTATGAAgcttaaaacaaaaatcaaaaaaacaactttctattgcCGAATTTCAACTTGCAACGTGGAATCTGAGGCAGATGCTTACGCCCAACTGCTATCCCCTagcagcaaatcaaatcaaatcaaaaccctcagcgctcactgttgcccctagcgGCCGGTTTCCACGTCGTCGCCcaatgtcctcagacatggacgGACGTCCAATACTGATTTGTGTAACGGGTGACCTGCCTGGCCAATATAGCCctcgtgtgtttgagtgtgtgtccaTCACGAGTCAACATGCCTCCCTAATCACAGCATCGCCTCCAAAATATCGGAGTCCTTTCTATTCTACTGCATCCAAATCAAGTAGCCTATTCAAGTACGTTTTCAAGGGAGAGCgagtgaaagagtgggaaagcaAAATGAGAGAAATAATGGACGGATGGGTGTGTGGGCGGgtagaaggaggagggacagagagagagggagagaaagagagcgataggAAAGTGgaggaggaaaaagagacaaGGCCGGGTTGTTTTCTGTCTGGTCCTGTGGGCCATGCAGTGCAGTACGCTGCAGCACGGCGGGCGGTGGTATTCTCACCACGCGGCTTGGCGTCAGCGCTGAGAGGACTGCACAGGGGCTATTTTTAAATCCTCTCGTCCCATCTCAATATTTCATTCTGGGAAAGAGATagtgagtgtgtggtgtgtgttctgAGTGTATGGGCCTGTAAACAACCCTGGTGCGCGTGAGTGTGTTGTTTGGACGGTAAATGACTGAAGACTATAGTACTGCAGTCACACCAGCCTTGCTCAACATGGCAATAGATCAGATCAGGAGAACCAAGCAATCCCATCAGCCAATTACCCCAGCTCAGCTTCTAAGCTTCTAATTGCCAATAGAAGGCTGGGTtggtagcctgggtaccagtctttttctgctaacattccactccacACATGGCACATGAGACGGAgtgcaaggagtggaatgttagcagAAACAGACTTGCACCCAGGCTAGTGGGTTGGCAACGCCACGACAAAAATGAAAAAGGCTCTGTAATTGTTGTTACTctgtcagatagctagcaacaacgACTAGAATCATGAATGCAGATGGATTGTTTTAGCTAGCTAATGGGGCATGCAAAGCAAGAGTCCCCACTCTAAATCATGAGCATACTTTCTTCTCATTATATTTTTTCATTAGCACGCTATTCCTCTTACACCATTTAATCTAGAAATGTCATTCAAACTTCAAAACGTGCAGACTGGTCTGGACTGAGTTGCTTGTATAAAACGTTACGATATATTTGATAGTTTTTAAGCTACAAAACTTTTTGTCTTTTCTTTTGTCCTCCATCCACTTTCAAAGGATTTCCTCACCATTCTAAAGGCCTCATTGTGACATCATCACTTTCAACGTTCCATTCACTGTAAATGCAACAAttacgagggggtgtggtatggccaatataccacaactaagagctgttcttaagcacgacgcaacACGGAGCACCTGGAtatagcccttagccgtggtatattgaccatatacccacaaacccccgagatgccttattgctattattagAACAGTAGAAATACATGTttcgtcatacccgtggtatacggtctgatataccatggctgtcagccaatcaataTTCAGGACTCGAACCATCCAGTTTATAGTGAAATTTTTGACACAAATCAGCTACGTCGGCCACTTTGCCAAGACAACAATTGCTTTTCAAATCTATAATTGGAACATAATGATCTGTCACCAATCTATCGATACAGCTGTTTTAGTAACTGCATTCATACATTTTCCCCAACTTTTTCCAAACAACTACCGTTTTGACCACTCCACCAACAAGTCAGACAAAACTTAGAGCATATTAaatcttcctctacctctctgatTTTGAAATCTGAAAGCAGAACAGGAATAGCTTCTACCAATCAATGGGTAGAGCTCTTTTAGTTAGTAACCCATCGACTGCTTTTATTAAAGATGCAGTAATGTCCGAAGCTAGCAGATTCATTACTTACCAACAACAGCTGTAAATATCAATACAACTACATCACATTTTGAAATTAACTTTCCTGTCTTTGACTAACAACACTATTATGAATCTAGCAACGAAGTTGTGTGGGTCAGAGTGCAGTATTCATTTAGTTTCATAGCACAAATGTTTGCTAGCATGTTTCTCACACTGGCTTTAGCCATGGAGGGAGCAGGCCTGCTAAGGCAACTGTTGCCTAGCAACATGAGCCTCGGAGGGAGACAACATCTTCATAGCAAGACAAATTCCCATGATTTGTGAATCTGTTTTGGACCGAACAGCTTGCGTTAAGATTTCTAATGCTTCCCTGGTCTGGGCGACCTGCAATGATACAGTGAAGATCTCTAATGCTCACTAGCTTCGTCCTCATTCTCAGGATCGTGCACCGTGCTATAAATACCTGGCTAGTTTGCCTCTCTGTAAAGATAATGGTGGGCTGTACGTTGATCCTtctgctctgattggatagagcgAAGCTGTTGCCAGTTCACTCACTTCATATTTCACCCGGTCACTTCTCATCGCGCGTTACATTTTCACACGTAACAACTGCAGTTTAgacactgaccacaaccacacaactattgaccacaactactgaccacaaccacacaacaactGACCATatccacacaactactgaccacaactactggcCACTACTGACCATAACTACTGAATACAACTAACTGACCACAACTACAGACcgtaactactgaccacaactactaacCTCAAATACTGACCATAATTCCTGACCACAACTCCTGACCACAatcacataactactgaccataactactgaccaccacTGACCATAACCACTGActaaaactactgaccacaactactagCCACTACTGAGCACAACTACAgctactgaaccacacaactactgactacaactcctgaccaaaactactgaccacaatcactgaccacaaccacacagctactgaccacaactactgtgCACAATTACTGATAACACAACGACCGACCATAACTCCTGACCTCAACTACTGGCCGCAACCACACAACAGCTGATGACAATGTATTTGAAAGACAAAGAAGTTATTTATTGGGCAAAATGAATGTATGCAGAGGGAAAAAGAGTTTATGTTGTCAATAATCATTTGATTGTAAGCTAACcatgtctgtttttttttgcaacatgtttatttttatttttatgttggtGGACAACCCACCAGTCTATTATAAAGGTGTCCTTTAAGGCTGCAGTTATGGTGGGGTTGGAGGTATGTCCAATGCACAGGTTCCATCTGGAGCCAGCCCAGCCCAGTCCCACCTAGCCCAGCCCCACTTAGCACAGTCCCACCTAGTCCAGCCAAAACTAGCCCAGTCCCACCAAGGCTCTAGTTTTCCTTTCCTATGCTGAGATGAAGCCTCTCCTTCAGCTCCAAGGTCAATGGTGCTGTATATAGCCGAAGCTTTTGATTGGCTCATTTTCACTCTGACCGGTGGATGTGTGCCATTATGGAACAATTCATCGTTAGTGATGCCTATTACGATAAGAGTGTTCACATTTCAGCGGGTGTCACGGCTCTGTGATCCACAGAGAGGTGATGATGATGCACAAAAATAAGATGTCTTCATGATGGGAAGCTGGGAGGGGGGTTTGTGTGTCGAAGGATGGTGGCTGCAGTGGTGAATGGTTGTGCTTGTGTCAAAGGATGATGGCTGTAGTGGTGGATgggtgtgtttgtatttgtaGAAAATGCATTCAACTTGTTAGTGGCATTGATCTATTTCCATTTTCTATACGGAACAAAAAGAtatatgcaacatgtaaagtgttggatcccatgtttcataagctaaaatgaaatatcccagaaatattccatacGCACAGAAAGCGTATTTCTCTTaaagtttgtgcagaaatttgtttacatccctgttagtgagcatttctcatttgccaagataatccatccacctgacaggtgtggcatatcaagaagctgattaaacagcatgatcattacacaggtgcaccttgtgctggggacaataaaaggccactctaaaatgtgcagttttgcaattggcattctgactgcaggaacgtccaccagagctgttgtttAGATAATTTCatgtttctctaccataagccacctccaacatcattttagagaatttggcagtatgtccaaccggcctcacaaccgcagagcACGTGAATCCACACGAGCCCAGGACCTTTAcctccggcttcttcacctgtgggatcatttgagaccagccacacagacagctgatgaaaccgaggagtatttctgtctgtaattaaGCCAACATTAAGACAACATATTGACTGAAAAAGGTTGTTTTATTAAAATAGTTGTCCTTGGCTGTGATTGAACAGCTATTTTAAAGCAACTTGCTAAGAAAAACAATTAACAATTCAACAGATCATTAATTGCACCGATTAACTGAGGCAATTACCACATTAGATCATACTTTATGAATATCCCATCTGAAATctacccctagctcctaaccccctAGCCCCTAACACCTAGTCTCTAGACTCTATTTAAATTGCATCTGAACTCTAACCCTGTCATCCGCATTGTGTAATCAATATAGTGTGAATTCCACCTAGAGGGCTAGTTGGAGCTATTGGCAATTTTTTTTATACCCATCCAATCCACTGTCACATCTTGGCAGATTGTTCTTTTTACTGGGCCGCTGTGGCTAAGAATGACAGAGGTTGAGAATGACAGAGGCTAGCATCAATCACACTTCAGCAGAGGGAACTGACTAATGGAAGCAGAGGGAGAATGAGCGAGGGGTACCTGAGAGGAAACCGGACGGTTTTGTACTACTTCACGTTTGCCTTCCCTGGTAATCTCCCTTACCTATTTCTAGGGATGCACATGCATAGACATACGGTACACACAAACACTTGCATGCACGCACACTTCCCTGGTCAGCATCGcaatatatccctccctccctccctttctctctctctctcactgtaatGCAGCAGAGTAATGCTGCAGCGGCTCAAtatattctgtttctctctctgcctccttctctctcgctctctctccctctctctcttactggaTCTCTATTTCCCTCCTCTTTGTCCCATACTCCCTGCTCATCTACTCCTCATCTTTACACAATTCATAGTGGTATTGTGGTGTTGTTGATGGTGGCCCTCAAGGGCTCTGAGGCAGCTATAAGCTGTGTGATGCCAGCAGTGCTGGGCTAGCTAGGTTGGGGACAGCACGGCCGGTCAgtcacgtgtgtgtgcgtgtgctgtggGTCcctggagggcaggacaggactaATCTCTCAGTGGTTTTGATTTTAAAGAACCACTTTTCTGCTCACCAGTCTCAactacctgcctgctgcctggcAAATATATCACCTCCCATCACTTTGtcacacgcaggcacgcacacaggcacgcacgcaggcacgcacacacgcacacacgcacacgcgcgcacgcacacacgcacgcatgcacgcacacacacacacacacacacacacacacacacacgcacacacacacgcacgcacgcacgcacgcgcacacacacacacacacacacacacacacacacacacacacacacacacacacacacacacacacacacacacacacacacacacacacacacacacacacacacacacacacacacacacacacacacacagagagacagagacagagagagagtgagagagagagagagagagaggcatcccgTGGACTTCATAGAAAAGGCTTGACTCCTCGCCCATTAGCCATGACTCAGCACACTGTTTAGTCTGTTGATGCAGTCAACTTGAAATTGTGGTGACACTGCTGTTACCGTAGTCTAAGAGGTTTACATTACTGATTTACAACCCTGTGATATCCATTGAATGAAGAATATTTCTGCTCACCTGATACATGTTTAAGAGTGTCTACTGCGGTGCTCATATCATGACCAAGCACATTTTTaagcatgtggtgtgtgtgtgtgtgtgtgtgtgtgtgtgtgtgtgtgtgtgtgtgtgtgtgtgtgtgtgtgtgtgtgtgtgtgtgtgtgtgtgtgcgtctaaaTACTTAAACTTGCTTGTCTGCGTCTCTGTGAGGTGTTTACTTGTTTGTCCTCTAAGATACATGTCTAGACTAGCAACCCCAACTCGCagcccctctgtcctctcctgatTCCCTTAGAGGCCCTTGTGAATGCATCACAGCTGTGATACCTCATGCTAATCTCAGATTAAATCAAGAACAGCTATCCTCGACCCCCCCTACCCCTtccccacccacacacagacacacacac from Oncorhynchus keta strain PuntledgeMale-10-30-2019 chromosome 18, Oket_V2, whole genome shotgun sequence harbors:
- the LOC118397157 gene encoding sodium channel subunit beta-4 isoform X1, with the translated sequence MESKGSGRFTMSRCLRSGDTVHASVVVTLLLGVWCASALEVSVGKVPFMEAMNGSTVLLPCIYSSCIGIKNLYFNWHYNDNGTMAKLCEAVIPIEGVEPRVQVYQERIEFVGSSKHNNISILLFNVTFEDEGEYTCFARNPKEKNRNHSAVFTLFVVDELKVVDNTVTTIIVSVVGGVIGLIIVVMVTKTVVLLILKKSAEKNKECLVSSGQDNTENGLSAAKADNKATPKA
- the LOC118397157 gene encoding sodium channel subunit beta-4 isoform X2; translated protein: MESKGSGRFTMSRCLRSGDTVHASVVVTLLLGVWCASALEVSVGKVPFMEAMNGSTVLLPCIYSSCIGIKNLYFNWHYNDNGTMAKLCEAVIPIEGVEPRVQVYQERIEFVGSSKHNNISILLFNVTFEDEGEYTCFARNPKEKNRNHSAVFTLFVVDELKVVDNTVTTIIVSVVGGVIGLIIVVMVTKTVVLLILKKSAEKNAGIRTDSSSATASPL